From a region of the Calliphora vicina chromosome 4, idCalVici1.1, whole genome shotgun sequence genome:
- the LOC135958660 gene encoding uncharacterized protein LOC135958660, producing MLISVKHLKIAILIAIVIILTWIYGGNLIRFRDKSKLKLDEAKAPAEDKLVQNIIQELPYLPIEDLLNTKYKKRNLNNTCAWYPTLRDVKIHNDYWQEFRNENISYYIFGAYLDNRATVVATTPVVRVLTMINFISKTYEGYPLTYCQLWYDEQPQPFVQPMKEIHKIWHYGWGHSLDFNYPHLISCAVPEELKDKIPRTVSLVAKPCDKASNNVRVTYQPLAADENRKQFAVCVKGLDFPHVDMSHRMVEYIETMRALGAEKILMYQLQVHANTSRVLKYYEDTGFLEYRPFSLSTAVSNLPEYRHLEMYKNHFSYNLHEIVSYNDCLYRNMYRYKYVAVMDTDEVPLPLGNITNWHNLMAFGETVLTKKCKKFASYCFRCMPFPCYPEKLKYTDEIPEYFFMLQHIQRVPKHIRPDWATKCLHSTDYVIATHNHFSIQRTKNVCQSYSFDGNVAQLQHYREPRIKQPADDLVVDTSLWRLKDEIIARSMKVFEELEFF from the exons ATGCTAATTAgtgttaaacatttaaaaatcgcAATTCTTATAGCTATTGTTATAATTTTGACTTGGATTTATGGCGGAAATTTAATTAGGTTTAGAGATAAGTCTAAACTTAAATTAGATGAAGCTAAAG CTCCCGCTGAGGATAAATTAGTACAAAATATTATCCAGGAACTACCCTATCTTCCTATTGAAGATCTACTTAATacaaagtataaaaaacgtAACTTAAACAACACATGTGCCTGGTATCCCACATTGCGTGATGTCAAAATACATAATGATTATTGGCAAGAATTTAGAAATGAGAATATTTCATATTACATATTTGGAGCATATTTGGACAATAGAGCCACAGTGGTGGCAACTACTCCAGTGGTAAGAGTACTGACAATGATTAATTTCATATCAAAAACATATGAAGGTTATCCCTTGACCTATTGTCAGCTGTGGTATGATGAGCAACCGCAACCGTTTGTGCAGCCCATGAAAGAAATCCATAAAATATGGCACTATGGATGGGGTCATAGTTTAGATTTTAATTATCCCCATTTAATATCATGTGCAGTGCCCGAAGAACTTAAGGATAAGATACCACGTACTGTATCACTGGTGGCTAAGCCCTGCGACAAGGCTAGCAATAATGTGAGAGTAACTTACCAACCTTTGGCTGCAGACGAGAATAGAAAACAATTTGCAGTTTGTGTCAAAGGTTTGGATTTTCCCCATGTTGATATGTCTCACCGCATGGTGGAATATATTGAAACTATGCGAGCTTTGGGGGCtgaaaaaatacttatgtaccAGCTACAAGTACATGCCAATACTTCgagagttttaaaatattatgaggATACAGGATTTCTGGAATACAGACCTTTCAGTTTGTCCACAGCGGTTAGCAATTTGCCGGAGTACCGTCACTTGGAAATGTATAAGAATCACTTCTCCTATAACCTGCATGAAATTGTATCCTACAATGATTGTTTGTATCGCAACATGTATCGTTACAAATATGTGGCTGTAATGGATACCGATGAAGTTCCCTTGCCTCTGGGTAATATAACAAACTGGCATAATTTAATGGCTTTCGGCGAGACTGTGCTTacgaaaaaatgcaaaaaattcgcCAGTTACTGTTTTCGCTGTATGCCTTTTCCCTGCTATCccgaaaaactaaaatataccGACGAAATTCCCGAATATTTCTTTATGCTGCAACATATACAACGTGTTCCCAAGCATATTCGACCCGATTGGGCTACCAAATGTCTGCATAGCACTGACTATGTTATTGCTACCCACAATCACTTCTCCATACAAAGAACCAAAAATGTATGCCAAAGTTATTCATTTGATGGTAATGTGGCTCAACTGCAGCATTATCGCGAGCCCCGCATTAAACAGCCTGCAGATGATCTGGTGGTGGATACAAGTTTGTGGCGTTTAAAAGATGAAATAATAGCGCGTTCTATGAAAGTGTTTGAAGAGCTGGAGTTTTTTTGA
- the LOC135958661 gene encoding uncharacterized protein LOC135958661: MKFFTYFILFRSPLFTAPDEDAFVEKVIQDIPYLPIERLNSADYTSRNLNSSCAWYPRLRDVKIHNDYWQEYENRNISYYIFGAYLDNRPAVVQNEPVVRVLTMINLLGKTDEEYPLTYCQLWYDEQRQPIVAPVKEMHKIWYYEWGHSSEYHYAHLLACPLPAEHKDRVPRTVSLVANPCDKATNNVRVTYNPLFPDEPRKEFAVCVKGLDYPHVDISHRIVEYVETMRSLGAQKILMYQLQVHPNTTKVLKYYEDTGFLEYRPMSLSTAGSNLHDFRHLEIDKNGWSYILHEVIAYNDCLYRNMYRYKYVAVVDTDEILMPLGNTTNWHDLMAFGETVSTENCKTYASYCFRCIYFPRYPEKPRYTKDIPEYFYMLQHVERVREHIRPDWATKCLHSTDSVIATHNHFSMRYAENVCGSYSFDADVAQLQHYREPDIKETLNDSVVDLSLWRMKDEIIERSEKVFEKLEFLEDD, encoded by the coding sequence ATGAAATTCTttacttatttcattttatttcgcTCTCCTTTATTTACAGCTCCCGATGAAGATGCATTTGTGGAAAAAGTTATACAGGACATTCCTTATTTACCCATTGAAAGACTCAACAGTGCAGACTATACAAGTCGCAACCTTAACAGCTCATGTGCTTGGTATCCTCGTTTGCGCGATGTCAAAATACACAATGATTATTGGCAAGAGTATGAAAACCGCAATATTTCCTATTACATCTTTGGAGCCTATTTGGATAATAGACCCGCTGTGGTGCAGAATGAACCTGTGGTGCGCGTACTAACAATGATTAATTTATTGGGAAAAACAGACGAAGAGTATCCGTTAACATATTGCCAGCTGTGGTATGATGAGCAACGTCAACCAATTGTGGCACCCGTGAAGGAAATGCATAAAATCTGGTACTATGAATGGGGCCATAGTTCGGAATACCATTATGCCCATTTATTAGCATGTCCTTTGCCAGCAGAACATAAGGATAGAGTACCACGCACTGTATCACTGGTAGCCAATCCCTGTGACAAGGCCACCAATAATGTGAGAGTTACATATAATCCCTTGTTTCCAGACGAGCCCAGAAAAGAATTTGCTGTTTGTGTGAAAGGCTTAGATTATCCTCATGTAGATATATCGCATCGTATTGTGGAATACGTTGAAACTATGCGTTCTTTGGGGGCACAGAAAATACTCATGTACCAGCTACAAGTACATCCCAATAccacaaaagttttgaaatattatGAGGATACAGGATTTCTTGAATATAGACCGATGAGTTTGTCAACAGCGGGTAGCAACTTGCATGACTTCCGACACTTGGAAATTGATAAGAATGGCTGGTCTTATATTCTACACGAAGTGATAGCCTACAATGATTGTTTGTATCGCAATATGTATCGCTATAAATATGTGGCTGTGGTGGATACCGATGAGATTCTGATGCCTCTGGGTAATACCACAAACTGGCACGATTTAATGGCCTTTGGTGAAACTGTCTCAACCGAGAATTGTAAAACATATGCCAGTTATTGTTTTCGCTGCATCTATTTTCCCCGGTATCCGGAAAAACCCCGTTATACCAAAGACATACCCGAATATTTCTATATGCTTCAGCATGTGGAGCGTGTAAGAGAGCATATAAGACCCGATTGGGCTACCAAATGTTTGCATAGTACGGACAGTGTTATAGCCACACACAATCATTTCTCTATGCGGTATGCAGAGAATGTGTGTGGCAGTTATTCATTTGATGCCGATGTAGCTCAACTGCAACATTATCGCGAGCCCGATATTAAGGAAACCTTAAATGATTCTGTGGTGGATTTAAGTTTGTGGCGTATGAAAGATGAAATTATAGAACGTTCAGAGAAAGTGTTTGAGAAGCTGGAGTTTCTGGAGGATGATTAG